Proteins found in one Actinokineospora alba genomic segment:
- a CDS encoding DUF3068 domain-containing protein → MRRVITFVLLGLGVFAVATGLLLKLYAYPRLAKVPHNIDAKSVAQGSGITALIYVPNGSSVKPEIRENLSLTSTTKVTGDLSQPEVTRDGDVTSWVESSIVKDDASKLTVTAGLRRICLDRHTGEAVVPCEGQYYEDELDKRVTAGRGDLQQPGLNFKFPFGTEQRTYKWYDTEVKEAVDAKFEGVEQIKGLEVYRFALSVPPTKISEREVPGSLIGRDGEPKVKVDLYYEASRTLWVEPTTGAIVSGRQDGKQELRTPDQQAGEGTYVFNGTLQLNDETVSKNAAEAEKNLSKLFAITTLPTILWISGAVLILVALAMLLLARGPQPARGLGNPPTRRQGVGAGV, encoded by the coding sequence TTGCGTCGCGTCATCACCTTCGTCCTGCTCGGTCTGGGGGTGTTCGCGGTTGCCACCGGCCTGTTGCTGAAGCTCTACGCCTACCCCAGGCTGGCCAAGGTTCCGCACAACATCGACGCCAAATCCGTCGCGCAGGGAAGTGGCATCACCGCGCTCATCTACGTGCCCAACGGCTCGTCCGTGAAGCCTGAGATCCGCGAGAACCTGAGCCTGACCTCGACCACGAAGGTCACCGGCGACCTCAGCCAGCCGGAGGTCACGCGCGACGGCGACGTCACCTCATGGGTCGAGTCGTCCATCGTCAAGGACGACGCGAGCAAGCTGACGGTCACCGCGGGCCTGCGCCGGATCTGCCTGGACCGGCACACCGGCGAAGCCGTCGTGCCGTGCGAAGGCCAGTACTACGAGGATGAACTCGACAAGCGCGTCACCGCGGGCCGCGGGGACCTGCAGCAGCCGGGGCTGAACTTCAAGTTCCCGTTCGGCACCGAGCAGCGCACGTACAAGTGGTACGACACCGAGGTCAAGGAGGCTGTCGACGCGAAGTTCGAAGGCGTCGAACAGATCAAGGGCCTTGAGGTCTACCGGTTCGCACTGAGCGTGCCGCCGACGAAGATCTCCGAGCGCGAGGTCCCCGGCAGCCTGATCGGCCGCGACGGCGAGCCCAAGGTGAAGGTCGACCTGTACTACGAGGCCAGCCGCACCCTGTGGGTCGAGCCGACGACCGGCGCGATCGTCTCCGGTCGTCAGGACGGCAAGCAGGAACTGCGCACGCCGGATCAGCAGGCGGGCGAAGGCACCTACGTGTTCAACGGGACGCTGCAGCTCAACGACGAGACGGTCAGCAAGAACGCGGCGGAGGCAGAGAAGAACCTGTCCAAGCTGTTCGCGATCACGACGCTGCCGACGATCCTGTGGATCTCCGGCGCCGTGCTCATCCTGGTCGCGCTGGCGATGCTGTTGCTCGCCCGCGGCCCGCAACCGGCTCGCGGGCTCGGCAACCCGCCGACCCGGCGGCAGGGCGTCGGCGCGGGAGTCTGA
- a CDS encoding class I SAM-dependent methyltransferase, with protein sequence MRLFKAFRNEQTDRDTFYQTLAEDSARQVNSYADLDGRIILDVGGGPGYFSDAFRAAGAHYLGLDPDVGELSARGQHGENMIRASGTELPVRTGSVDICYSSNVLEHVPTPHVMLDEMVRVTKPGGTVFMSFTPWYSPWGGHETSPWHFLGGHYARRRFTEKNGEEPKNKFGESLFAFSIGAAIKWAKQCEEATLVRAFPRYHPSWATWIVRVPGLREVASWNLVLVLRKNGDA encoded by the coding sequence GTGCGCCTGTTCAAGGCATTCCGAAATGAACAGACCGACCGCGACACCTTCTATCAGACGCTCGCCGAGGATTCCGCCCGCCAGGTGAACTCCTACGCCGATCTCGACGGCAGGATCATCCTCGACGTGGGCGGCGGGCCGGGCTACTTCTCCGACGCCTTCCGCGCCGCGGGCGCCCACTACCTGGGTCTCGACCCCGACGTCGGCGAACTTTCCGCACGTGGGCAGCATGGTGAGAACATGATCCGGGCCAGCGGCACCGAGTTGCCGGTGCGCACCGGGTCGGTCGACATCTGCTATTCGTCCAATGTCCTCGAACACGTCCCGACGCCGCACGTGATGCTCGACGAGATGGTCCGGGTGACCAAGCCCGGCGGCACGGTCTTCATGTCGTTCACCCCGTGGTATTCGCCATGGGGTGGCCATGAGACGTCGCCTTGGCATTTCCTCGGCGGACATTACGCGCGCCGCCGATTCACCGAGAAGAATGGCGAAGAGCCCAAGAACAAGTTCGGCGAGAGCCTGTTCGCATTCTCCATCGGCGCGGCGATCAAGTGGGCGAAGCAGTGCGAGGAGGCGACGCTGGTCCGGGCGTTCCCCCGCTACCACCCGTCGTGGGCGACGTGGATCGTGCGCGTGCCCGGCCTGCGTGAGGTCGCGTCCTGGAACCTGGTGCTCGTCCTGCGAAAGAACGGGGACGCCTGA